The uncultured Bacteroides sp. DNA segment GCATTGGGACCTTTCAAGATACTCAAAGATTCAATATCTTCGGGATTAAGGTCAGCAATCGCATTTCTAAAATCACGCGTAGCACCGCCTACATTCAGTTGAGAATTATCTACCGGAATGCCATCTACAATAAAGAGAGGCTGATTATTTCCCCCAATAGAAGTTTCACCCCGAATAACGATGCGCGATGAGCCCATATCTCCCTGCGAATTAGTGATCCTTACTCCTGCCACCTTGCCGGATAAACCATTGAGTAAATTACTTTCTTTATTATTCGACAAGTCACGGCTTTTGAGTTCTTGCGTAGTATAACCCAGAGATTTCTTCTCTCGAGAGATTCCCAAAGCTGTCACGACAACTTCATCCAATTGACTGATATTTTCTTCCAAAGTCACTATAAGTTGCTGCCCGCTGCGGGTCACCTGCACCTCTTTGGTATTGAAACCAATCAGACTAAACACCACTGTGGCAGGCAAGTTCTGGACAGCATTTAACGAAAACTTACCATCGATGTCACTTACTGTTACGACAGCCGTTGTGGCAGATGTTTTTAGAGCTACGCTAACACCCGGAATACCCTGTTGCTGAGCATCCCGCACTTCACCGTTAATGACAGTCTGCGCATACAGACAGTACCCCGGCAGCAAGAGAAAAATGGTGAAGCAAATTCTTCTTATTTTATATTTCAAATTTATATTTGTACGTTGCATATTCTTAGTGATTTTTAATTTGTGATTTCTATTTAGTTAGTAACGATACAGAAAGCCCTCTGTATAAAAGGTATACAGTTATCTTTGCCGAGCTAATGCACAGCAATAACAGAAAGATTAAAATGGTTATGAGAAAATGGAGTCTCCTCTTTAAACTTATAAGGAGTTGTAGAAGCTGTTGGAAGGAATCAACAACAAGTATTGGTGATGCACATTCGGATGTCCATACACATGGGAGTAGTGATAAGAGAACGTTGGCTTAATGCCGTAACAAAAATATGTTGGAAACGTCGGTTAATACCGTATAAAAAAGCGATAGAGAACGAAAAAATCTTCTCCAAGGGCCTTTTTTTGCGAATAAAAATCAGTGTATTCATTGTTCTTTTTTTTTAAATGGTGGTTTATCGAATAAATATAGTGCAAATGTATGCGGTAATTCTCACTTACGAAATACCGCATATATGGTATATTCATCACACAAAAAAGGTAATTACTCTTCTTTCAGCAACTCATCGATCAATTTATTGAATTCTGTTTTGAACTCTTCATAAAATAATCCTGTGGCAGGACCATTAAAACCGGTGTGAATCTTACGCACATGCCCCTTCTTATCGATAAAAATAGTAGTTGGGTAACTCTTCAATCCATCAATTTCGGGCAATACTTTTTTGTCATCACCAATCTTACCGGCAAAAAGGATGTCGTAAGTTGGTCCATGCTTCTTTACCAAATTTGAAAGTACTTTGTGCGCATATTCAGGATCGTTTTTACGTTCAAAGGCCAAACCAACGATTTCTACTCCGCGTTCTTTGTTCTTTTTGTACCAAGGAGCCAGATAAGACATCTCATCCAGACAATTGGGACACCAGCTCCCTAAGATAGATACCACGACCACCTTATCCTTATATTTAGCATCAGAAAGAGATACTAACTTATTCTCCAGATCAGGTAAACTGAATTTCAAATTCGTATAACCATCCTTTAATTGTGTAAGACTGTATGGATCGGAAAGGGCAGCATCCTTATTACGCACCCCTTTAATCAACTGCCTGCCTCTGGAAGTGATAAATGCACCTTCAAAATGATCCTTATCTATAAACTGCCCTTGAATGAGATATGGACTAAGCCCTGCAAAAGCAGAAAGACGAAAACCTGACTCATCAAGAACTCCTTCCAAAAAGCGAAGATCACCGGAATTGGTGAGTATAGATCCGGTGAGCTTTGATCCCTGCTGACTAAAGATACCCACATTCTTACTGTCTCCTTTTTCGCCGACAAAATCAACATTCCATTTACCATCCAGATTCGCAATAGCATTACCTATGGAGATAAAACGAGGTGTAATACTTCGTATCGCTCTAAACGAAACGCCCTGATCACCGTTAGCAAACAAGCGTCGAAACGTTCCATCAATAGTGTCGCCATGAAACACTCCACTTAGTTGTGTGTCATAATCCTGAATAGGAATAAAAACACTATCTTCCTTATAAGTTACCCCTTGAAGAGGCACACGTTCTGCCCCATTAATCAATGTAAGCACAGTTTCTTTCCCCGCATTACTTACTTCAAATACAAAAGGAATATTCCCTTCTTTGGTTATAAACTCAGCGTACCATTTGCCTTGCTTCAGTGAAGGATGGTTTTGACTATGACCACTTACAGCAAATGCTAGGACAGTTATCAGAAATATCGCATGTTTTATCATCACTCTATCTATTTATTATTAGAACACAAAGCTAGTTATTCTGTTCCAATTATAAATACCCGAAGTATGGTATTTATTTCACCTAAAGATGGTAATAGTCTCCTCGTTATCGCTTACGCCAAGTACTTTTTTCTAAGAGAGAAAAGGAAAATCCCTCTGATTGTTTCTCCATAAACGCACAGTCTATCAAAAAAAGATGTACTTTTGCAGCATTAAAATATTTCAAAGAAATATATGGAAGCATTAGCATTCAATAGCACCGATTTGATCCTTTTGTCAGTTTCTGGCACGTTACTGATCATTCAGGCTCTCTATTATCTTGGCCTATATAATCGGATACATATCAATAATCGTACTGTAAAGAGAGGTGACGTGCACTTCACCCAAGAATTGCCACCACTATCGGTGATTATTTGTGCACGAAATGAATCGGAGAACCTGCGGAACTTTCTACCAGCCGTATTAGAGCAGGATTATCCTGATTTTGAGGTAATCGTGATCAATGACGGATCGACGGATGAAAGCGAAACTCTCTTAAACTCTTTAGAAGAGAAATATCATCACTTGTATCACAGTTTCACTCCCGAGGATTCGAAATACATCAGCCGTAAGAAACTGGCCCTGACATTGGCTATTAAAGCAAGCAAACATAACTGGCTCGTACTGACAGAAGCTAATTGCCAACCTGCCAGCAACCAATGGCTGCGATTGATGGCTCGCAACTTTACCTCACGAACAGAAGTTGTATTGGGATACAGCGGTTACGAACGCGGCAAAGGATGGCTACACAAACGGGTGGCTTTTGATTCGCTATTTACTTCACTCTCCTATTTGGGATGGGCTTTGGCAGGAAAACCTTATATGGGACTCGGACGCAATATGGCCTACCGTAAGGAGCTTTTTTTCAAAGAAAAAGGATTTTCTGCTCACCTAAACTTGCAACGCGGAGACGATGATTTGTTTATTAACCAAGTGGCAAAAGGAAGTAATACGCGTGTGGAAACAGATGTGAATGCAACCATGAGAATGCAACCAATAGAGTACTATAGAGAGTGGAAAGAAGAAAAAGTAAGCTACATGGCTACTTCAAAGTATTATAGAGGCATCCAGCATGATTTAAACCTACTAGGATTAGAGATTATAAGCCGCTTACTACTTCATATACTATTTGTAACGACCGTGGTATTGAGTATTTTGAGTTCTCACTGGCTGGTGCTGGGCATCGCATTTGTGATATGGGCATTACGTTACACGATGCAAGCCATAATCATCAACAAAACAGCCACAGAGATGGGAGAAAAAAGACATTATTACTTCACCCTACCTATCTTTGACTTTCTGCTTCCACTACAATCGTTGGGCTTCAAACTGTATCGTTTATACAGAGGAAAAAGCGACTTTATGAGAAGGTGATCAACACCGCCTTCTCAGTCTATTCATAGCGCATGGAAGTGGCCGGATTGATTTTGGTGATAAGATAAGAAGGGCCAAGTAGCATGAGAACAGAAACCAGTAACGTACCTATATTAATAAGTAGGAAAAGCCAAATATTAAAAGAGACAGGTACCGTATCTACATAGTACGTTTCAGGATCAAGTTTGAAGAGGCCGAACTGTGACTGAACAAAGTAAAATGCCAACCCAATAAGATTTCCCCACAGCATCCCTTTGCCTATTAAGAAAACAGAGAACCACAGAAAGACCTTACGTATGGTGAAATTATTAGCACCCAAAGCTTTGAGCACTCCGATCATGTTGGTTCTTTCGAGAATAATAATCAGCAAACCCGAAATCATCGTAAAGCCTGCCACACCAACCATTAGCAGAAGGATAACCCACACATTCAGATCGAGCAAACCGAGCCATGCAAATATCTGCGGATTAAGCTGTTCGATATTTCGCACATAATACACCCCGCCCATATAATCGAACTGGTTATCTGTGTCACCGGCTATTTTGTATGTTGTTTCTTCAAGCTTATCATAATCCTTTACCTGCAACTCTACTCCGCTTACCTGACCGGGTTCCCAACCATTCAAGCGGTTCACCATGCAAATGTCCGTCAATAAAAACAAGTTATCATATTCCGAGAAGTTCGTTTGATAAATACCTTTAATTGTCAATCTGCGGGCACGCACATCATCTTGTATATAATAGGTATATATCTTATCTCCAAGCTTCAACTTCAACTTATTGGCCAATGTTTTGGAGATAAGTACCTGATTGGTAGAAGCAGAATCACTAAAGGCAGGCATCTCCCCTTCCACCAGATGCTCACGAAAGAAAGTAGGATCGAATTCCGGTCCCACTCCTTTTAAGACCATCCCCTGAAAGGCCTCGTCCGTCTTGATCATTCCCGGTTTTGTTGAGTAACGTTGCACATGCTTCACCTCCGGATAATCGGACAAGGCAGCCATCATGCTATCATTGACCAAAACAGGACGTGTCTCATATGAACGCACAGCATCAAAATTACTGATTTGAATGTGCGACCCAAAGCCTATCACCTTGTTGCGTACCTCATTTTTAAAACCAATAACCACAGCAACAGAGATAATCATCACCGCCAAACCAATGGCAATGCCAAACATGGCGATGAGAACAGCAGGACGAGAGACCTGCTTACCTCCATCTGTGTCACGATAAATTCGTTTTGATATAAATAAAGCCAGATTCATTCCTTTTCCTCCCTAATGTAACGATACATAAGTCGATTATTCCACCCTTCCCGGATATGCCTCCAATGCTTTTTGAAGGATAAAAAGCGCACGATTCAAGTCTTCCTTCTTCAATACATAAGCAATACGTACTTGATTGTAACCGGAACCGGGCGTAGTATAAAAACCCGAAGCCGGAGCCATGAATACCGTTTGCCCTTCATACTCAAAATCAGAGAGACACCAAGAGCAGAATTTATCAGAATCATCTACCGGAAGCTTAGCAACAGTGTAAAAAGCACCCATCGGTATGGGAGAATAAACTCCCGGAATACGATTTAGGCCGTCGATCAGGCATTTGCGTCGCTCTACATATTCATCATACACCTCTCTCGAGTACTCCTCGGGAGCATCAAGAGAAGCTTCAGCAGCAATCTGACCTATCAAAGGAGGACTCAGACGGGCCTGGCAGAATTTCATCACAGCATCGCGTATCTCTTTGTTTTTAGTGATAAGAGCACCAATACGGATACCGCATTCGGAATAACGCTTAGATACCGAATCAATCAATACCACATTATTCTCGATTCCCTCCAGATGGCAAGCTGAAATATAAGGTGAACCGGTATAGATAAACTCGCGGTAGACCTCATCAGAGAATAAGAAAAGATCATATTTCTTCACCAAGTCGCGAATCTGATTCATCTCGCGGCGAGTATAGAGGTATCCGGTTGGATTGTTGGGGTTGCAAATAAGAATGCCCTTTGTACGCTCATTAATGAGCTCCTCAAACTTCTCTACTTTAGGAAGAGAAAAACCCTCTTCGATGGTAGTGGCAACGGTGCGTATTTTCGCTCCCGCTGATATGGCAAAAGCCATATAGTTGGCATAAGCCGGCTCGGGCACAATGATCTCATCACCCGGATTCAGACACGAAAGGAAGGCAAAGAGCACCGCTTCCGAACCACCGGTAGTGACGATAATATCGTCTGCCGTCAGATTGATATTGAATTTCTTATAATAAACGGTAAGTTTCTCGCGATAGCTTCTATATCCGGCACTAGGACTGTACTCCAGCACAGTACGGTCTATATTGCGTATCGCATCAATCGCGGCCTGAGGAGTTGGCAAATCGGGTTGACCAATGTTCAGGTGAAAAACCTGCACCCCACGTTGCTTGGCAGCATCAGCCAGGGGAGCTAGTTTTCTGATAGGAGATGCAGGCATCTCATTACCGCGAATGGAGATAGTTGGCATGATTTTAATGTATAAATTACAAAATGATAAATAACAAATTGTTTTAATTTGAAGCCGCAAAGATAAAGTATCGAGGGTTACTAAGCAAACAAATACTTAACAAAATGAATGAATGTTATACCTAATGCAAGTTTTGTAGCCGAGTAAATGTATATTCAAAAGAAATACATACATTTGCTTCAGATTGGACCCATAAACAATAACATAATGATCCTAAACCTCATCACGTTCTCATCCATCTTACACAAACAAGCATCGGTAAGAAGCTCTCACGAAGTTATTTTGAGCGAATTAGAAAAATATTTCACGATCAATATCATTGATTACACAGAAGTTCATAAACTGGCCAACGATGATTTCAGCATTGTCTTTATTGCTACCGGAGGAGTAGAGAAGCTTGTCGTTCAAGAATTTGAACTACTTCCACGCCCCACTATACTATTGGCTGATGGCATGCAAAACTCTTTGGCAGCTGCCCTCGAAATTTCGTCGTGGATACGAAGTAGAGGCTTGAAATGTGAAATCCTGCACGGAGAGACATCGTCCATCGTACTGAGCATTAACAGACTATATAACAACTTCAAAGCACAACGCATACTAAGCGACACGCGCATCGGAGTTCTCGGAACTCCTTCTTCATGGCTCATAGCAAGCAATGTGGATTATTTGTTGGCTAAGCGCCGTTGGAAAGTGGAGTACGTTGACATACCATTGGAACGTGTTTACGAACAGTTTGATCGCATCACTGAAGATGAAGTAGGCCAAGCTTGTGCCGATTTTGCGGCCAAAGCATTAGCCTGTCGGGAAGCAAGTCCTGAAGATTTAATCAAAGCGATGCGTCTCTATCGAGCAGTGAAGAACATATGTGAAGAAGAAAAACTAGATGCACTCACGCTCAGTTGTTTTAAACTGATAGAATACACCGGAACCACAGGCTGCCTGGCTCTTTCTTTGCTCAATGATGAAGGTATTGTGGCCGGATGCGAGGGAGATCTACAAGCAATTTTTACTCTCTTAGCCATAAAGGCGCTTACAGGAAAAATCGGGTTCATGGCCAATCCTTCTATGGTGAACACCCGAAACAAGGAAATTGTACTGGCACACTGCACTATCGGCACCAAGCTGACAGAGCAATATATCATCAGAAACCATTTTGAGACAGAAAGCGGCATAGGTATTCAGGGCATCATGCCAACAGGAGATGTAACCATCGTGAAATGTGGAGGTGAATGTCTGGATGAATATTATCTATCATCGGGTAGGCTAACCGAAAACACCAACTACATCAATCTTTGCCGTACTCAGATACGGGTAAAAATGAATACAAGCGCCGACTATTTCCTTAGGAATCCACTCGGTAATCATCACATTGTGGTGCAA contains these protein-coding regions:
- a CDS encoding TlpA disulfide reductase family protein is translated as MIKHAIFLITVLAFAVSGHSQNHPSLKQGKWYAEFITKEGNIPFVFEVSNAGKETVLTLINGAERVPLQGVTYKEDSVFIPIQDYDTQLSGVFHGDTIDGTFRRLFANGDQGVSFRAIRSITPRFISIGNAIANLDGKWNVDFVGEKGDSKNVGIFSQQGSKLTGSILTNSGDLRFLEGVLDESGFRLSAFAGLSPYLIQGQFIDKDHFEGAFITSRGRQLIKGVRNKDAALSDPYSLTQLKDGYTNLKFSLPDLENKLVSLSDAKYKDKVVVVSILGSWCPNCLDEMSYLAPWYKKNKERGVEIVGLAFERKNDPEYAHKVLSNLVKKHGPTYDILFAGKIGDDKKVLPEIDGLKSYPTTIFIDKKGHVRKIHTGFNGPATGLFYEEFKTEFNKLIDELLKEE
- a CDS encoding glycosyltransferase, encoding MEALAFNSTDLILLSVSGTLLIIQALYYLGLYNRIHINNRTVKRGDVHFTQELPPLSVIICARNESENLRNFLPAVLEQDYPDFEVIVINDGSTDESETLLNSLEEKYHHLYHSFTPEDSKYISRKKLALTLAIKASKHNWLVLTEANCQPASNQWLRLMARNFTSRTEVVLGYSGYERGKGWLHKRVAFDSLFTSLSYLGWALAGKPYMGLGRNMAYRKELFFKEKGFSAHLNLQRGDDDLFINQVAKGSNTRVETDVNATMRMQPIEYYREWKEEKVSYMATSKYYRGIQHDLNLLGLEIISRLLLHILFVTTVVLSILSSHWLVLGIAFVIWALRYTMQAIIINKTATEMGEKRHYYFTLPIFDFLLPLQSLGFKLYRLYRGKSDFMRR
- a CDS encoding ABC transporter permease, encoding MNLALFISKRIYRDTDGGKQVSRPAVLIAMFGIAIGLAVMIISVAVVIGFKNEVRNKVIGFGSHIQISNFDAVRSYETRPVLVNDSMMAALSDYPEVKHVQRYSTKPGMIKTDEAFQGMVLKGVGPEFDPTFFREHLVEGEMPAFSDSASTNQVLISKTLANKLKLKLGDKIYTYYIQDDVRARRLTIKGIYQTNFSEYDNLFLLTDICMVNRLNGWEPGQVSGVELQVKDYDKLEETTYKIAGDTDNQFDYMGGVYYVRNIEQLNPQIFAWLGLLDLNVWVILLLMVGVAGFTMISGLLIIILERTNMIGVLKALGANNFTIRKVFLWFSVFLIGKGMLWGNLIGLAFYFVQSQFGLFKLDPETYYVDTVPVSFNIWLFLLINIGTLLVSVLMLLGPSYLITKINPATSMRYE
- a CDS encoding pyridoxal phosphate-dependent aminotransferase, which gives rise to MPTISIRGNEMPASPIRKLAPLADAAKQRGVQVFHLNIGQPDLPTPQAAIDAIRNIDRTVLEYSPSAGYRSYREKLTVYYKKFNINLTADDIIVTTGGSEAVLFAFLSCLNPGDEIIVPEPAYANYMAFAISAGAKIRTVATTIEEGFSLPKVEKFEELINERTKGILICNPNNPTGYLYTRREMNQIRDLVKKYDLFLFSDEVYREFIYTGSPYISACHLEGIENNVVLIDSVSKRYSECGIRIGALITKNKEIRDAVMKFCQARLSPPLIGQIAAEASLDAPEEYSREVYDEYVERRKCLIDGLNRIPGVYSPIPMGAFYTVAKLPVDDSDKFCSWCLSDFEYEGQTVFMAPASGFYTTPGSGYNQVRIAYVLKKEDLNRALFILQKALEAYPGRVE
- a CDS encoding fucose isomerase; the encoded protein is MILNLITFSSILHKQASVRSSHEVILSELEKYFTINIIDYTEVHKLANDDFSIVFIATGGVEKLVVQEFELLPRPTILLADGMQNSLAAALEISSWIRSRGLKCEILHGETSSIVLSINRLYNNFKAQRILSDTRIGVLGTPSSWLIASNVDYLLAKRRWKVEYVDIPLERVYEQFDRITEDEVGQACADFAAKALACREASPEDLIKAMRLYRAVKNICEEEKLDALTLSCFKLIEYTGTTGCLALSLLNDEGIVAGCEGDLQAIFTLLAIKALTGKIGFMANPSMVNTRNKEIVLAHCTIGTKLTEQYIIRNHFETESGIGIQGIMPTGDVTIVKCGGECLDEYYLSSGRLTENTNYINLCRTQIRVKMNTSADYFLRNPLGNHHIVVQGNHEEAINDFLQVNSCKRTE